The following coding sequences are from one Mycolicibacterium aichiense window:
- a CDS encoding cation:proton antiporter, translated as MELILVVVGAIVVAAIAKNRGLEPALMIVVVGIAASFLPGFTAPELDSHVLLSVVLPPLLYSAALGFSFPAFMRNIKPILGLGVGLVVVTAFTVAAVSATLVVVPLTFATALVLGAIVAPPDAVTAVAVGRKLGLPKRVMTILTGESLINDAAALALFSIAVAQVAGTHTFIANPLLLFGYSALLGPMVGVALGYVTLWIRERLNSASLETIQGLVVPFAAYITAERFHASGVLAVVAAGFIVGSGTLSAGYQTRLQERYVWHSVDVLLEAFVFAYIGLHLRFVLEDLRDAHESLAEIGIAALVVLAIVLVIRPLSVFVMFGRGVLSRHVDRRLSVPVPERGRGALGVRKADKPKGKWRSMIDHTALTWQENVVVSWTGMRGVVTLAAAAGIPPTVASGEPFPERATIQAIAFAVAVGTLLLQGWTLPPLIRRLHLSSREDDRIYDREETYKTEHTVHMAADEVLARFEAEPPAGLDPHVLTEIRNWIARHSKDADEMPDPEEHDLRAEVFSTLYRNVLAAQRAALIAERDEGRIDDEAVRAMLDRLDLQEASVTARMESRI; from the coding sequence ATGGAACTGATTCTCGTCGTCGTCGGTGCCATCGTCGTCGCGGCGATCGCCAAGAACCGTGGCCTGGAACCCGCGCTGATGATCGTCGTCGTGGGTATCGCCGCATCGTTCCTGCCCGGGTTCACCGCGCCTGAACTGGACTCCCACGTCCTGCTGTCGGTGGTGCTGCCACCGCTGCTGTATTCGGCGGCGCTGGGCTTCTCGTTTCCGGCGTTCATGCGCAACATCAAGCCGATCCTCGGCCTCGGGGTGGGCTTGGTCGTGGTCACCGCGTTCACGGTGGCCGCGGTGTCCGCGACGCTGGTCGTCGTTCCGCTGACGTTCGCGACCGCGCTGGTTCTCGGTGCCATCGTCGCGCCGCCCGACGCGGTCACCGCGGTCGCCGTCGGCCGCAAGCTGGGACTGCCCAAGCGGGTGATGACGATCCTGACCGGCGAGAGCCTGATCAACGACGCCGCCGCGCTGGCGTTGTTCTCCATCGCCGTCGCGCAGGTCGCAGGCACCCACACCTTTATCGCCAACCCGTTGCTGCTGTTCGGCTACAGTGCGCTGCTGGGTCCGATGGTGGGCGTGGCGCTTGGCTACGTGACCCTGTGGATTCGCGAACGCCTCAACAGCGCCAGCTTGGAGACGATCCAAGGTCTGGTGGTGCCATTCGCCGCGTACATCACCGCCGAGCGATTCCATGCCTCCGGCGTGCTGGCCGTGGTGGCTGCCGGGTTCATCGTCGGCAGCGGCACCCTCAGCGCCGGGTACCAGACCCGGCTGCAGGAGCGCTATGTCTGGCACTCCGTCGACGTGCTGCTGGAGGCGTTCGTCTTCGCCTATATCGGTCTGCATCTGCGGTTCGTGCTGGAGGATCTGCGCGACGCCCACGAGTCGCTGGCGGAGATCGGCATCGCGGCGCTGGTGGTGCTGGCGATCGTGCTCGTGATCCGTCCACTCTCGGTGTTCGTGATGTTCGGCCGCGGGGTGCTGTCCCGTCACGTGGACCGCAGGCTGAGTGTGCCGGTCCCCGAACGTGGCCGCGGTGCACTCGGCGTTCGCAAAGCAGACAAACCAAAAGGCAAGTGGCGCTCGATGATCGACCACACAGCGCTGACGTGGCAGGAGAACGTCGTGGTGTCGTGGACCGGCATGCGTGGCGTGGTGACGTTGGCCGCCGCGGCTGGTATCCCGCCGACTGTTGCCAGCGGCGAGCCGTTCCCGGAGCGGGCCACCATCCAGGCGATCGCGTTCGCCGTCGCCGTCGGCACGCTGCTGCTGCAGGGGTGGACGCTGCCGCCGCTGATCCGCCGTCTGCATCTGTCCTCCCGGGAGGACGACCGGATCTACGACCGCGAGGAGACCTACAAAACCGAGCACACCGTGCACATGGCGGCCGACGAGGTGCTGGCCCGGTTCGAGGCCGAACCGCCGGCGGGGCTCGATCCGCACGTGCTCACCGAGATTCGCAACTGGATCGCTCGGCATTCCAAGGATGCCGACGAGATGCCCGACCCCGAGGAACACGATCTGCGCGCGGAGGTGTTCTCGACGCTGTACCGCAATGTGCTTGCCGCACAACGTGCTGCGTTGATCGCCGAACGCGACGAGGGGCGCATCGACGACGAGGCGGTGCGCGCGATGCTCGACCGGCTGGACTTGCAGGAGGCCAGCGTGACCGCCCGGATGGAGAGCCGGATCTAA
- a CDS encoding TetR/AcrR family transcriptional regulator produces the protein MAERSDALRNRERLLAAAAAAFAANDGPVSLEGIARDAGVGIGTLYRHFPNREALTEAVYRTELAEVAASAAKLLDRHPPTIALRRWMDRYAEFVAAKRGMAESLRVVFESGAVVPSDTRASILGAVDLLLTAGAADGSVRTEVRADDLVSSLLGITLASSSTEQTQRMLDLLAAGVAAR, from the coding sequence ATGGCTGAGCGGTCGGACGCGCTGCGCAATCGCGAACGGCTGCTGGCCGCCGCCGCGGCGGCGTTCGCGGCAAACGACGGGCCGGTGTCGCTGGAGGGCATCGCTCGCGATGCCGGCGTCGGGATCGGCACGTTGTACCGACATTTCCCGAACCGGGAGGCGCTCACCGAGGCCGTCTACCGCACCGAACTGGCCGAGGTCGCGGCGTCCGCGGCGAAACTGCTGGACAGGCATCCGCCGACGATCGCGCTGCGCCGATGGATGGACCGGTACGCCGAGTTCGTCGCCGCCAAGCGCGGCATGGCCGAATCGCTGCGCGTGGTCTTCGAGTCCGGCGCCGTGGTGCCCAGTGACACCAGGGCCAGCATCCTGGGCGCGGTCGATCTTCTGCTCACCGCCGGCGCGGCCGACGGCAGTGTGCGTACCGAGGTGCGCGCCGACGACCTCGTCTCCAGCTTGTTGGGCATCACTCTGGCGAGTAGTTCGACCGAGCAGACTCAGCGGATGCTGGACCTTCTCGCGGCCGGGGTGGCTGCCCGTTAG
- a CDS encoding DUF1542 domain-containing protein, whose translation MNGVLVVLILVVIGVIVLAVVSSSRASGNRNAAALADAKADARRVIERLGGQVLNLSGNNEAATQALADASERFTAASSQIDQATTAKQAMLAKESAIEGLYYVRAARTAMGMDPGPELETVSGQKAAGAVTEDRKVQFEGREIEASPTPSQRTPNYYPGGRVAGRPVPAGWYSEPWWKTALVAGAWGVGSVLLFDALFSGMHGVDYGASGFENGFGSGFDQGYDQGFDQGLDAGGQDGGWGGGDGGGWGGDGGGWDGGGLGDSGGWGGGDFGGGDFGGGFGDF comes from the coding sequence ATGAATGGTGTGCTGGTCGTGCTCATCCTGGTCGTCATCGGTGTGATCGTGCTGGCGGTGGTGAGTTCGTCGCGGGCCTCGGGCAATCGCAATGCGGCCGCGCTGGCCGACGCCAAGGCCGATGCCCGCCGGGTGATCGAGCGTCTCGGCGGCCAGGTGCTCAATCTGTCCGGCAACAACGAGGCCGCCACCCAGGCGCTGGCCGACGCCTCCGAGCGGTTCACCGCCGCCTCCTCTCAGATCGATCAGGCCACCACCGCCAAGCAGGCGATGCTGGCCAAAGAGAGCGCGATCGAAGGGCTGTACTACGTGCGCGCCGCCCGCACCGCGATGGGCATGGATCCAGGCCCCGAGCTGGAGACGGTGTCCGGCCAGAAGGCCGCGGGCGCGGTGACCGAGGACCGCAAGGTGCAGTTCGAGGGCCGCGAGATCGAGGCCTCCCCGACGCCGAGCCAGCGGACCCCGAACTACTATCCCGGCGGCCGGGTCGCGGGGCGTCCGGTGCCGGCGGGCTGGTACTCCGAGCCGTGGTGGAAGACGGCACTGGTGGCCGGCGCCTGGGGTGTCGGATCGGTGCTGTTGTTCGACGCACTGTTCTCCGGCATGCACGGCGTCGACTACGGCGCTTCGGGATTCGAGAACGGCTTCGGGTCGGGTTTCGACCAAGGCTACGACCAGGGCTTTGACCAGGGTCTGGACGCCGGCGGTCAGGACGGCGGCTGGGGTGGCGGCGACGGCGGCGGCTGGGGTGGCGACGGGGGCGGCTGGGATGGCGGCGGCCTCGGCGACAGCGGCGGCTGGGGCGGTGGCGACTTCGGCGGCGGTGACTTCGGCGGCGGGTTCGGCGACTTCTAG
- a CDS encoding ribose-5-phosphate isomerase — translation MRVYLGSDHAGYELKQAVIEHLKNGGHEPIDCGAYSYDADDDYPAFCIAAAVRTVADPDSLGIVLGGSGNGEQIAANKVPGARCALAWSTETASLAREHNNAQLIGIGGRMHTQEEALAIVDAFLSTPWSKAPRHQRRIDILDEYERTHVAPPVPGAPA, via the coding sequence ATGCGTGTCTACCTCGGCTCTGACCATGCCGGATACGAACTCAAGCAAGCCGTCATCGAGCACCTGAAAAACGGTGGTCACGAGCCGATCGACTGCGGCGCCTACAGCTATGACGCCGACGACGACTACCCGGCCTTCTGCATCGCCGCCGCGGTGCGCACTGTCGCCGACCCGGACAGCCTGGGCATCGTGCTCGGCGGCTCCGGCAACGGTGAGCAGATCGCTGCCAACAAGGTGCCCGGCGCCCGCTGCGCGCTGGCCTGGAGCACCGAAACCGCATCGCTGGCCCGCGAGCACAACAACGCTCAGCTGATCGGCATCGGCGGCCGCATGCACACCCAAGAGGAGGCGTTGGCGATCGTTGACGCGTTCCTGTCCACCCCGTGGTCGAAAGCGCCACGGCACCAACGCCGTATCGACATCCTTGACGAGTACGAGCGCACCCACGTCGCGCCGCCGGTGCCCGGCGCCCCAGCCTGA
- a CDS encoding isopenicillin N synthase family dioxygenase translates to MIATIDISRWYAGGEQADAVAAELDAGLQQAGFILVTGHGIDPDLAAGVRAASRKFFSLPDDVKRRYSVPVGGHGWIAPGAEANAYAEGTETPPDLKESYSLGAETAVGDPEVDRIWFAPNVWPAEVAELQPLVDSYTSAVRRLADDLLALMAHALGLTENPFVALADRPTWTMNINHYPPVSVVGEPEPGQFRIGPHTDFGTVTILDREPGAGGLQVFSEADGWEDAPYDPAALTINIGDLLEYWSGRRWPSGRHRVLPPQPHAPEEDLISLIYFYEANYDALVTPLEPPVGRVPGLSPVTSSAFIKERLDAITVG, encoded by the coding sequence GTGATCGCCACCATCGACATCTCCCGCTGGTACGCCGGGGGAGAGCAGGCCGACGCTGTCGCCGCCGAACTCGACGCGGGGCTGCAGCAGGCCGGTTTCATCCTGGTGACCGGGCACGGCATCGATCCGGACCTGGCCGCAGGCGTTCGGGCCGCGTCGCGGAAGTTCTTCAGCCTGCCCGACGACGTCAAGCGCCGGTACTCGGTGCCGGTCGGCGGCCACGGCTGGATCGCTCCCGGTGCGGAAGCCAATGCCTACGCCGAGGGCACCGAGACGCCGCCCGACCTCAAGGAGAGCTACAGCCTGGGCGCGGAAACGGCCGTCGGCGACCCCGAGGTCGACCGAATCTGGTTCGCGCCCAACGTCTGGCCCGCCGAGGTGGCCGAGCTGCAGCCGCTGGTCGACTCCTACACCTCGGCCGTGCGCCGGCTGGCCGACGACCTGCTGGCCCTGATGGCGCACGCGCTCGGACTGACCGAGAACCCGTTCGTGGCCCTGGCCGACCGGCCGACCTGGACGATGAACATCAACCACTACCCGCCGGTCAGCGTCGTCGGCGAGCCCGAACCCGGCCAGTTCCGGATCGGCCCGCACACCGACTTCGGCACCGTGACGATCCTGGACCGCGAGCCCGGAGCTGGTGGGCTGCAGGTCTTTTCCGAAGCCGACGGATGGGAAGACGCGCCGTATGATCCCGCGGCGCTGACCATCAACATCGGCGATCTGCTCGAGTACTGGAGCGGACGGCGCTGGCCGTCGGGCCGGCACCGGGTGCTGCCCCCGCAGCCGCACGCACCCGAAGAGGACCTGATCTCGCTGATCTACTTCTACGAGGCCAACTACGACGCCCTCGTCACGCCGCTGGAGCCGCCGGTCGGGCGCGTGCCCGGGTTGTCGCCGGTGACGTCATCGGCGTTCATCAAGGAACGGCTGGACGCCATCACCGTTGGCTGA
- a CDS encoding serine hydrolase domain-containing protein: MSDHIPIGGACAAGFGAVRDAFEANFTSRDEVGAAVAVWVDGDLVVNLWGGYADARRRRRWRQDTLASVFSGTKGLTSTCVHLLADRGELDLHAPVSRYWPEFASNGKQDITIASVLGHRSGVIGPRTRMHWSDTADWDRVCAELAAAEPWWPPGTAQGYHMVSFGFILGEVVRRVTGRTIGQYLRTEIAEPMGVDVHIGLPAAEHHRCAEMINKPHIRDVLANGQAPGYPTSLAEHPMAGMAVAMGFVPDDELGSNELERWRVSEFPSTNAHVSALGLATFYNGLAQEKLLSRDHLEAVRVSQGGFDPDVVLGPRVADHGWGLGYMLNQRGVAGPNLRSFGHGGSGGSYGFVDLEHRIGYAYVMNYFDATKCNADPRSTALSDEVYRTLGVLR, encoded by the coding sequence TTGAGCGACCACATCCCCATCGGCGGTGCGTGCGCCGCGGGTTTTGGCGCGGTGCGCGACGCATTCGAGGCGAACTTCACCTCCCGCGATGAGGTCGGCGCCGCGGTGGCCGTGTGGGTCGACGGGGATCTGGTGGTCAATCTGTGGGGCGGCTACGCCGATGCCCGCAGGCGCCGACGGTGGCGCCAGGACACGCTTGCCAGCGTGTTCTCCGGCACCAAAGGGCTGACAAGCACGTGTGTGCATCTGCTCGCCGATCGGGGCGAGCTCGACCTACACGCCCCGGTCTCCCGGTACTGGCCGGAGTTCGCGTCGAACGGCAAGCAGGACATCACGATCGCGTCGGTGCTCGGGCACCGCTCCGGGGTGATCGGACCTCGCACCCGTATGCATTGGAGCGATACCGCCGACTGGGACCGGGTGTGCGCCGAGCTGGCCGCCGCCGAACCGTGGTGGCCACCCGGCACGGCCCAGGGCTACCACATGGTGAGCTTCGGGTTCATTCTCGGCGAGGTCGTCCGCCGCGTCACCGGCCGCACGATCGGCCAGTATCTGCGGACCGAGATCGCCGAGCCGATGGGTGTCGACGTCCACATCGGTCTGCCCGCCGCCGAACACCACCGCTGCGCGGAGATGATCAACAAGCCCCACATTCGCGATGTCCTGGCCAACGGCCAGGCACCGGGGTATCCCACCTCGCTCGCCGAGCATCCGATGGCCGGGATGGCCGTCGCGATGGGCTTCGTCCCCGACGACGAGCTGGGCTCCAACGAGCTCGAGCGGTGGCGTGTCAGTGAGTTCCCGAGCACCAACGCCCACGTTTCGGCGCTCGGTCTGGCCACGTTCTACAACGGGCTTGCGCAGGAAAAGCTGCTCAGCCGTGATCATCTGGAGGCGGTGCGAGTGTCGCAGGGCGGCTTCGATCCCGACGTCGTGCTCGGTCCCCGCGTCGCCGATCACGGTTGGGGCCTGGGCTACATGCTCAATCAACGCGGTGTGGCCGGCCCCAATCTGCGCAGCTTCGGCCACGGCGGCTCGGGCGGCTCCTACGGCTTCGTCGACCTCGAGCACCGCATCGGATATGCCTACGTGATGAACTATTTCGACGCCACCAAGTGCAATGCCGACCCGCGCAGCACCGCGCTCAGCGACGAGGTGTACCGCACCCTCGGCGTGCTTCGATGA
- a CDS encoding Fpg/Nei family DNA glycosylase — MPEGHTLHRLARLHQRRFAGAPAAVSSPQGRFTDASIVDGRVFTHASVWGKHLFHHYDGGPIVHVHLGLYGTFTEMPVPMPLPVGQVRMRIVGDEWGTDLRGPTACEVLDEAQVSAIVARLGPDPLRRDADPALPWSRISKSRKTIGALLMDQSVIAGVGNVYRSELLFRHHLDPYRLGRDVSEAEFADAWTDLVALMKVGVRRGKIVVVRPEHDHGAPSYAPNRPRTYVYRRAGEPCRVCSTPIRTAELEGRNVFWCPTCQV, encoded by the coding sequence GTGCCGGAAGGGCATACCCTGCACCGGCTCGCGCGGCTGCATCAGCGCCGGTTCGCCGGCGCCCCGGCGGCCGTCTCGAGCCCTCAGGGCAGGTTCACCGATGCCTCGATCGTCGACGGCCGGGTGTTCACCCACGCGTCGGTCTGGGGCAAGCACCTGTTCCACCACTACGACGGCGGTCCGATCGTGCACGTGCACCTGGGGCTGTACGGCACCTTCACCGAGATGCCGGTGCCGATGCCGCTCCCGGTCGGTCAGGTGCGCATGCGGATCGTCGGCGACGAGTGGGGTACCGACCTGCGCGGTCCGACGGCCTGCGAGGTGCTCGACGAGGCGCAGGTTTCGGCCATCGTGGCCCGGCTCGGGCCCGACCCGCTCCGCCGGGATGCCGATCCGGCGCTGCCGTGGTCCCGAATATCCAAGTCCCGCAAGACTATCGGCGCATTGCTGATGGACCAGAGCGTGATCGCCGGCGTCGGAAACGTGTACCGCAGCGAATTACTGTTTCGGCATCACCTCGACCCGTATCGGCTGGGCCGGGACGTCTCCGAGGCCGAGTTCGCCGATGCCTGGACCGACCTGGTCGCGTTGATGAAGGTCGGCGTGCGGCGCGGCAAGATCGTGGTGGTGCGGCCCGAGCATGATCACGGTGCGCCGTCATACGCCCCGAACCGTCCGCGCACCTACGTATACCGGCGCGCCGGTGAGCCCTGCCGGGTGTGCTCGACCCCGATCCGGACCGCCGAATTGGAAGGTCGCAATGTGTTCTGGTGCCCCACCTGCCAGGTGTGA
- a CDS encoding nucleoside deaminase, producing the protein MTPEAMLDVAYQEARKGLAEGGIPIGAALFSADGELLGSGHNRRVQQGDPSLHAETDAFRAAGRQRDYRSTIMVTTLSPCWYCSGLVRQFNIGAVLIGESRTFVGGHDWLAESGVDVTLLDDERCVAMMTDFIAENPELWNEDIGVAE; encoded by the coding sequence ATGACGCCGGAAGCGATGCTCGACGTCGCCTACCAGGAGGCTCGAAAGGGCTTGGCGGAGGGCGGGATTCCGATCGGTGCCGCGCTGTTCAGCGCCGACGGGGAGTTGCTGGGCAGTGGCCACAACCGCCGTGTCCAGCAGGGTGACCCGTCGCTGCACGCCGAGACCGACGCGTTCCGCGCGGCCGGCCGCCAGCGCGACTACCGTTCCACGATCATGGTGACGACGCTCTCGCCGTGCTGGTACTGCAGCGGGCTCGTGCGCCAGTTCAACATCGGTGCGGTGCTGATCGGGGAGAGCCGGACGTTCGTCGGCGGCCACGACTGGTTGGCGGAATCCGGCGTCGACGTCACACTGTTGGACGACGAACGCTGTGTGGCGATGATGACCGATTTCATCGCCGAGAACCCGGAACTGTGGAACGAGGACATCGGAGTCGCCGAGTGA
- a CDS encoding aldo/keto reductase, whose protein sequence is MMAAAEPGGTARLGDRSVARVGYGAMSLESVAVDDAVSLLHRAVELGINHIDTASFYSDGEVNRRIRRALAPYREDVVIVSKVGARAAPGAEVPLTLAQKPAELRASVELDLDSLGLDQIPVVNLRRADIGPGLIADGDQVVNLDDQLAELITLRDEGKIGAIGISNVPLQTVQQALAAEIACVQNAYSLLDRTHEDCLQFCAANDIAWVPYFPLGSGFPGFPKVANNTVVVRIAAERGVTPAQVGLAWLLAHAPNVLLIPGTGSVGHLEENADAGAITLSKREIADLDAIPGQTSANGDGVQPFLDERR, encoded by the coding sequence ATGATGGCGGCAGCAGAGCCCGGAGGCACAGCCCGGCTGGGCGATCGTTCGGTAGCCCGCGTCGGGTACGGCGCCATGAGCCTCGAAAGCGTCGCCGTCGACGACGCTGTGTCGTTGCTTCACCGAGCGGTCGAACTCGGCATCAACCACATCGACACGGCGTCGTTCTACAGCGACGGCGAGGTGAACCGGCGGATCCGGCGTGCTCTCGCGCCCTATCGCGAGGACGTGGTGATCGTGAGCAAGGTCGGTGCGCGCGCAGCACCGGGCGCCGAGGTGCCACTGACGCTGGCGCAGAAACCTGCCGAATTGCGCGCTTCCGTCGAACTCGACCTCGATAGCCTCGGCCTCGACCAGATTCCTGTGGTGAACCTACGCCGCGCCGACATCGGGCCCGGACTGATCGCCGACGGCGACCAGGTCGTCAACCTCGACGATCAGCTCGCCGAGCTGATCACGCTTCGCGACGAAGGCAAGATCGGCGCGATCGGGATCAGCAACGTCCCGCTGCAGACAGTGCAGCAAGCCCTGGCCGCTGAAATCGCCTGTGTTCAAAACGCTTACAGTCTGCTCGACCGGACCCACGAAGACTGCCTGCAGTTTTGCGCGGCCAACGACATCGCGTGGGTCCCGTACTTTCCTCTGGGGTCCGGCTTTCCTGGTTTCCCCAAGGTTGCCAACAACACTGTCGTGGTTCGGATCGCCGCCGAACGTGGCGTGACGCCCGCTCAGGTCGGTCTGGCGTGGCTTCTCGCCCATGCGCCGAACGTTCTGCTGATCCCCGGCACGGGATCCGTCGGGCATCTCGAGGAGAATGCCGATGCCGGCGCTATCACGTTGAGCAAGAGGGAAATTGCCGATCTCGATGCGATTCCCGGTCAAACGTCAGCCAACGGTGATGGCGTCCAGCCGTTCCTTGATGAACGCCGATGA
- a CDS encoding metallophosphoesterase family protein — protein sequence MTMAEQYEWHQSYLRARPVSRRNFLRGSAAAAAVAAVGAAPFGRRAYAQDAPLAVAGRRVGYGADASSQLRLAGQLSRNPGATKVFLDHGPTPGLGATVEAEVRNLVTQIPDSSGGVLSAEQFYVHAPVDGLPGRTPHFYRWRTDDGFVSDVRSAATAMPSARNALGWFRFTMMGDQGTDETPLAPPGLTRGDYDDSYYKSDNDPTVSHTGNVLDQIVAARPDFHVLAGDIAYADPSGAGKPPQFVRKGEPPKGFDKFNPYVWDVYLNSIEASASTTPWMFATGNHDMEAAYPVHGYGGHLARLDFPGNGPSGCPSVYSFIYGNIAVLSLDANDVSYEITANQGYSGGAQNSWVERTLAAHRADPDIDFIVCFFHHCAYSTTEAHASDGGVRAAWAPLFDRHQVDLVLQGHNHVFERSDPIRGGTPTRAAEDNAIVYPESDGTVYYTVGSAGRPRYNFQPGEPESYRGNVAPDTFVPNSYVWTADGHKQTEAVGWSRVRFRNYAFIRVDVRPGNMLSEMDVTAVDEYGREFDKLTYRRQVQT from the coding sequence ATGACGATGGCCGAGCAGTACGAATGGCATCAGAGCTATCTGCGCGCCCGCCCGGTGTCGCGGCGCAACTTCCTGCGCGGATCGGCTGCCGCGGCCGCCGTGGCGGCGGTGGGGGCCGCCCCGTTCGGGCGACGCGCCTACGCCCAGGATGCGCCGCTGGCGGTGGCCGGCCGACGGGTCGGCTACGGCGCCGACGCATCGAGTCAGCTGCGGCTGGCCGGCCAGTTGTCGCGCAATCCGGGCGCCACCAAGGTCTTCCTCGACCACGGTCCGACGCCCGGGCTCGGCGCGACGGTCGAGGCGGAGGTGCGCAACCTGGTGACCCAGATCCCGGACAGCAGCGGCGGGGTGCTGTCGGCCGAGCAGTTCTACGTCCACGCGCCTGTGGACGGGCTGCCCGGGCGAACCCCGCATTTCTATCGGTGGCGCACCGACGACGGCTTCGTCAGCGACGTCCGGTCCGCGGCTACTGCCATGCCCAGTGCGCGAAATGCGTTGGGCTGGTTCCGGTTCACGATGATGGGGGACCAGGGCACCGACGAGACGCCGCTGGCTCCACCCGGTCTGACCCGCGGTGACTACGACGACAGCTATTACAAATCCGACAACGACCCGACCGTATCGCACACCGGCAACGTGCTCGATCAGATCGTGGCGGCGCGTCCGGACTTCCATGTGCTCGCCGGCGACATCGCCTACGCAGATCCGTCCGGGGCGGGCAAGCCGCCGCAATTCGTCCGAAAGGGTGAGCCGCCCAAAGGTTTCGACAAGTTCAATCCGTACGTCTGGGATGTGTATCTGAACTCCATCGAGGCCAGCGCCTCGACGACGCCGTGGATGTTCGCGACCGGCAACCATGACATGGAAGCGGCCTACCCGGTGCACGGCTACGGCGGCCACCTCGCACGGCTCGACTTTCCGGGCAACGGTCCGTCCGGCTGCCCGTCGGTCTACTCGTTCATCTACGGCAACATCGCGGTGCTCTCGCTGGACGCCAACGATGTCAGCTATGAGATCACCGCCAACCAGGGTTACTCCGGTGGTGCTCAAAATAGTTGGGTGGAAAGGACTTTGGCGGCGCACCGGGCCGACCCCGACATCGACTTCATCGTCTGCTTCTTCCATCACTGTGCCTACTCGACCACCGAGGCGCATGCCAGCGACGGCGGGGTGCGGGCCGCGTGGGCGCCGCTGTTCGATCGCCATCAGGTCGATCTGGTGTTGCAGGGCCACAATCATGTGTTCGAGCGGTCCGATCCGATCCGGGGCGGCACACCGACGCGGGCGGCCGAAGACAATGCGATCGTGTACCCGGAAAGCGATGGCACCGTGTACTACACGGTGGGGTCAGCCGGCCGGCCGCGGTACAACTTCCAGCCCGGTGAACCCGAGAGCTACCGCGGCAACGTGGCACCTGACACGTTCGTTCCCAACAGCTACGTCTGGACGGCCGACGGCCACAAGCAAACCGAAGCGGTCGGCTGGTCGAGGGTGCGGTTCCGCAACTACGCCTTCATCCGGGTCGATGTGCGGCCCGGCAACATGTTGAGCGAGATGGATGTGACAGCCGTCGACGAATACGGCCGCGAGTTCGACAAGCTGACC